The window ATTGATGTAACCGACGACACCGATGACGAGCACGATCGACGACACGATCGCGATCATCGTCGTGAGTCCCTGGGCACCGCCACCGTACGCGCCCGCATCGGTTCGGGTCGCCTCGACCGCGACAGAGGGACCGAGCGACGACTGCAGGTCGGTCTTGATCCGCCAGCCGAGGTCCTCACCGATCGCGGGAGGCAGCCAGACGACGTACGACATCTGTGAGCCCGCTCCACCCATCGCCGACGCGGCGGCGACCTCCGAACCATCCGTCTCCGTCGTGGAGATGCGGTCGTAGGAGTCGTAGAGCATGTAGAGCTGATCACTCGTCGAGAAGCCGAACTCGGGGGCCGAATAGACACCGACGACGACCGCGGTCGTGCGTGTCGGCGCGAGGATCTCGAGCGTCGGATGCGTCGCGAGGTCGGGCGAGCCGAGCCCCTCCCACATCGAATTGCTGATGACGACCGCCGGGGCGAGACGATCGGCGTCGTCCGTCGCGAACCAGGACCCCTCCGTGACGGGGACGCTCCGCATGTCGCCGTACGAGTGGTCGACGGCGGTCACGGCGACGGGCGCGACACCATCGGGATACTGCACCTGCACCTGCCCCGACAGCGATCGGCTGACGTAGGTGATCTCGTAGCGCTCGCTGATCTCCGTCATCGCCGACTCGAAGCGTTCGGCGGTCTCGGTCGCGTCACCGCCCGAGGCGCTGATCTGGTACGACATGTCCGGGCCGCTCATCTGGTTGTTGAGCATGTCGATCCCCGACTCGGTGAGTCGACCGATGCCGGTGACGGTCGTGAGCGCGCACACGGCAAGGAGGACACCGAGCAACGAGAGGATCAATCGCGTCTTGTGCACGCGGATCTCGTCCCACGCGTCGAGCAGCCCCCCGACGGCTCCCGTGAAGAACTTCATCGCTCGTCCCCCGATGCTTCGTCGCTGCGGCCACGTCGCCAGCGTCTCGTGGCCGACCGGCGGCGGCCGCGGCGATTCGGGGCCTCGCTCGCGCCGTCCCCCACGACGGGTCCGCCCGCCACGGTGTCTCCCGACGGATCGCCCGGAGACGCCCCGAAGGTCGGCACCTCGGGCGCGTCGAACACCACCGGGTCGGGCTCGGGCTCGCCGGTGACGGCGTCCCATTCGACACCGGACGGGGACGAGCCGTCGGCGTTGCTCCCGGCCTCGACGAAGACCGACTGCGCGGCGACGTGCCGCGCGAACTCGGGCGCCGCGACGTCGTCCTTCGCGATCGCGACGGCACCGACGGCCACGGGGACCTCGCCGCCGCGCGCGACGATCCGCTCACGCTCCGCCTCGGTGAGGTCGTCGTCGGCGAGCACGTGCCCGTCGTCGATCCGGATGACACGCGGCGCCTGTGCCGCGATCGCGGGGTCGTGCGTGATGACGATCATGGACGCGTCCGTCTCCGACGTGACCTCGTCGAGCAGCGCCATGACGGCGGCCCCCGTCTCGACGTCGAGCGCACCGGTCGGCTCGTCGGCGAGGATGAGCGCGGGGCGCCGGACGAGGGCGCGGGCGATGGCCACGCGCTGTTGCTCACCACCGCTCAACCGGTCGGGCTTGGCGTCGAGACGGTGCCCGAGGCCGACACGCTCGAGCATCTCCGACGCGATGCGCTTGCGCTTCCAGAACCGCTCGTCGCGCTCGTAGAGGAGCGGCATCGCCACGTTCTCGACGGCGGTCCGCTTCTGCAACAGGTTGAACTGCTGGAAGACGAACCCGACCGTCGACCCGCGCAGCCGATCCCGACGAACCGCCGAGAGCGAGGTCGTCGGGGTGTCGTTGAACAGCACGTCACCCGTGCTCGCGGTGTCGAGGAGGCCGATGATGTTGAGCAACGTCGACTTCCCCGAGCCGGAACGTCCCACGACCGAGACGTGCTCGCCGCGGTCGACGCGCAGGTCGATGCCCTTCAGGATGTGCAGGTCACCGCCGTCGGGCGTCCGCACCGACTTGTGCACGTCGCGGAGTTCGATGAGGCCCATCAGAGCGACCCACCGGCGCCGCACTCCTCCGAGACCTCGCCGGTCGCGGGGTCGGGCTCGCAGGGGTCGGGCGGACGCGTCGCGCCGGGGACGAACTGCAGGATCGTATCGGTCTCGGCGAGCCCATCGACGACTTCGACCGAGGTGCCGTCGCTGAGTCCGAGCGTGACGGTCCGCTCCTCGTGCGTCCCGTCGTCGCCGACGACGGTGACCGTGCCGGTGCCGGCCTGGCCCTTGACCGCAGTGATCGGGATCGTGAGGACGTTCTCGGCGATGCCGCCGTGGATGATCATGCTCGTCTCGACGCCCGCGAACGCCTCGACGCCGTCCGGCACGCGGCACGTCACCTTCGACTTCGTCTGATCCGTCGCCTGCGTCCCGGTGCCGGTGCCGCCACCGCCCGTGCCGGTCCCGGTTCCACCGGTCGTGGGCGTCGTGCCCGACGTGATCTTGAGATCGGTACAGGTGAACGCCGCCGGCCCACCGGTGATGGTCACCTCGGCGTCGGTCGGCTGGGTCGTGAGCCGGTAGCGCTGCACGGCGGGGATCTCGCCCGCGACGATGAGCTGCGACGGGGTCACGGTGATGGCGTCCTGCCCCACCTGCACTGGCTGGTTCGGCAGCAGGTCGAGGGTCGTGACCGTGCCCGTCGCTGGAGCGGTCACCTCGTCCCACGAGACCTTCGTCTCGCCGGCCGTCTGCGAACCATCCGCATTCGTCGTCGGCTCCGCCGGGGTCTCACGCTTGATCGAGGCGATGACCTCGCCGAATCCGACCGCGGAGCCGACGTTCACGTAGACCTCCTGGACGATGCCCTCCATGGGGATCTTGCCGGTCTGGACCTCGTCCTGGGTGACGGTGCCCTTGACGGTGAGGTCGTTCGTGATCGTCGCGACGACGGGGGTGACCGTGGGATCCGCGAGCGAACCCGTGGGGACGAGCTCCTCCTCCGTCGGGCCGCCCGGGAAGAACGCCATCTTCGCGATCGCCGCGATGACGACCACGACGAGCAGTCCCTTCAGG is drawn from Pseudoclavibacter chungangensis and contains these coding sequences:
- a CDS encoding ABC transporter permease, which encodes MKFFTGAVGGLLDAWDEIRVHKTRLILSLLGVLLAVCALTTVTGIGRLTESGIDMLNNQMSGPDMSYQISASGGDATETAERFESAMTEISERYEITYVSRSLSGQVQVQYPDGVAPVAVTAVDHSYGDMRSVPVTEGSWFATDDADRLAPAVVISNSMWEGLGSPDLATHPTLEILAPTRTTAVVVGVYSAPEFGFSTSDQLYMLYDSYDRISTTETDGSEVAAASAMGGAGSQMSYVVWLPPAIGEDLGWRIKTDLQSSLGPSVAVEATRTDAGAYGGGAQGLTTMIAIVSSIVLVIGVVGYINLAILSVDNRVREIGIRRSFGATGGRVFVAVLLESVVGTLIAGMCGIALAALILSNTAVQQAVSLGAFPDGAPFPTDAAWMGLIISLVVGVISGIIPAFIATRIKVIDALRL
- a CDS encoding ABC transporter ATP-binding protein; this translates as MGLIELRDVHKSVRTPDGGDLHILKGIDLRVDRGEHVSVVGRSGSGKSTLLNIIGLLDTASTGDVLFNDTPTTSLSAVRRDRLRGSTVGFVFQQFNLLQKRTAVENVAMPLLYERDERFWKRKRIASEMLERVGLGHRLDAKPDRLSGGEQQRVAIARALVRRPALILADEPTGALDVETGAAVMALLDEVTSETDASMIVITHDPAIAAQAPRVIRIDDGHVLADDDLTEAERERIVARGGEVPVAVGAVAIAKDDVAAPEFARHVAAQSVFVEAGSNADGSSPSGVEWDAVTGEPEPDPVVFDAPEVPTFGASPGDPSGDTVAGGPVVGDGASEAPNRRGRRRSATRRWRRGRSDEASGDER
- a CDS encoding efflux RND transporter periplasmic adaptor subunit, giving the protein MNVWRKWIWPILKGLLVVVVIAAIAKMAFFPGGPTEEELVPTGSLADPTVTPVVATITNDLTVKGTVTQDEVQTGKIPMEGIVQEVYVNVGSAVGFGEVIASIKRETPAEPTTNADGSQTAGETKVSWDEVTAPATGTVTTLDLLPNQPVQVGQDAITVTPSQLIVAGEIPAVQRYRLTTQPTDAEVTITGGPAAFTCTDLKITSGTTPTTGGTGTGTGGGGTGTGTQATDQTKSKVTCRVPDGVEAFAGVETSMIIHGGIAENVLTIPITAVKGQAGTGTVTVVGDDGTHEERTVTLGLSDGTSVEVVDGLAETDTILQFVPGATRPPDPCEPDPATGEVSEECGAGGSL